In Lytechinus variegatus isolate NC3 chromosome 12, Lvar_3.0, whole genome shotgun sequence, a single window of DNA contains:
- the LOC121424898 gene encoding BRISC complex subunit Abraxas 2-like: protein MAVVNISGSVWSSIHFDNSCRDGDQEGFLIGEVTYRETTNISDSQINRKTEEVDINVTSHCPCREPLSFYDSSGHVDQVKMLALLRANYKNVIGFYRFRRNTILQPSLREINLYRRLLASLPGDLQPATFILGIFSGNSTPNLATHSFPYQLFTYNYNGFSARKVSVVNLGDTAESEYKLSPVQSSLASNNGGFQHILQNYSTQLLGPNDTLSGVQTVRNLTHDIHNKLQEVKQKVTDTEGRLGTLSQEVSELRRRAQRQKHDKAERQRVAGQVLNTNNNAGLPRLPPSTSYEQQLPITLETKPTSTVSNAPSSASSDCLGLDPKISEQSAEKHSSVGASRPDNSTIEEPMEAKSSDPFAGLLKDMKQSLSKSRSSSVNSTGKDSSSTEGPAQSSVNGGDNRTLESREADGKSREATENPDMNNEMNNDEDDDETQIQDGQYYNATLSPTF, encoded by the exons GAAGGGTTTCTCATTGGTGAAGTCACTTACAGAGAGACAACAAATATCAGTGATTCTCAAATCAACAGGAAAACAGAAGAAGTGGATATAA ATGTCACATCCCATTGTCCTTGTAGAGAGCCATTAAG CTTCTATGATTCTTCAGGCCATGTTGATCAAGTTAAGATGTTAGCTCTACTCAGAGCAAACTATAAG AATGTCATTGGTTTCTACCGGTTCCGTCGTAACACGATACTACAGCCTTCTCTCAGAGAGATCAACCTCTATCGGCGTCTCCTTGCCAGTCTCCCTGGTGACCTTCAACCAGCAACCTTCATCTTGGGAATCTTCTCTGGCAACAGCACCCCTAATCTAGCCACTCACTCTTTTCCTTATCAACTTTTCACTTACAACTACAA TGGTTTTTCAGCGAGAAAGGTGTCTGTGGTAAATTTGGGAGACACAGCAGAATCTGAATATAAGCTCTCGCCCGTGCAATCTTCACTTGCTTCCAACAATGGTGGCTTTCAACATATTCTTCAAAACTACAG CACACAATTATTAGGTCCAAATGATACTCTTTCTGGCGTTCAGACAGTACGGAACCTGACACATGACATCCACAACAAACTACAG GAAGTAAAGCAGAAAGTGACTGATACAGAAGGAAGACTAGGGACTCTGAGTCAAGAGGTCAGCGAGCTAAGACGAAGAGCCCAGAGGCAGAAACATGACAAGGCAGAGAGACAAAGAGTGGCTGGGCAGGTCCTCAACACCAACAATAATGCAG GTCTTCCTAGACTGCCGCCTTCAACATCATATGAGCAACAGTTGCCTATCACATTGGAAACAAAACCCACCTCTACCGTTTCTAATGCACCATCGTCGGCATCAAGCGATTGCCTTGGATTAGATCCTAAGATATCAGAACAATCTGCAGAGAAACATTCTTCTGTAGGAGCCTCAAGACCTGACAACTCCACGATAGAGGAACCCATGGAAGCAAAATCATCCGATCCCTTTGCTGGACTTCTCAAAGACATGAAACAGAGCCTGTCCAAAAGCAGATCATCCAGCGTCAACTCCACAGGGAAGGACAGTTCATCTACGGAAGGACCTGCGCAGAGCAGTGTGAATGGAGGGGATAACAGGACTCTGGAATCCAGAGAAGCCGATGGGAAGAGTCGGGAGGCGACTGAAAACCCTGACATgaacaatgaaatgaataacgacgaagatgatgatgagacaCAGATCCAAGATGGACAGTACTACAATGCCACCCTCTCACCAACATTTTAG